In one window of bacterium DNA:
- the smpB gene encoding SsrA-binding protein SmpB, translating to MASPDNSGILIVAENRKAFRDYEITELFEAGISLLGSEVKSIRGGGINLKDSYVQVRSEEVFLYSCHISPYAHSRVDAHRPERMRKLLLNRKEIDRLQGLIQQKGLTIIPLKVYFKKGKCKFELGVGRGKKSFDKRQDIKKKETDRRIARALSRK from the coding sequence ATGGCATCCCCAGATAATTCGGGCATTTTAATTGTTGCAGAAAATCGTAAGGCGTTTCGCGACTATGAGATCACCGAGCTCTTCGAAGCTGGCATTAGCTTGCTTGGGAGCGAGGTGAAATCAATCCGCGGTGGTGGAATCAATCTCAAAGATTCTTACGTTCAAGTGCGAAGTGAGGAAGTTTTTCTTTACTCCTGCCACATCTCTCCCTATGCGCATTCTCGCGTCGATGCGCACCGACCTGAACGAATGCGTAAGCTTTTATTAAACCGTAAAGAGATTGACCGACTGCAAGGTCTAATTCAGCAAAAGGGTTTAACCATCATTCCGCTAAAAGTTTATTTCAAGAAAGGAAAATGTAAATTTGAACTCGGAGTTGGGCGCGGTAAAAAGAGCTTTGATAAAAGACAAGATATTAAGAAAAAAGAAACCGATCGCCGCATTGCTCGCGCACTGAGCCGTAAATAA